The Xanthocytophaga agilis DNA window GTTCAGGTGTATGACCATATGAATCTAAGCTCATTTGCCGGATGTTATTATGTGACAGTGGTAGACCGAAGTGGCAATGAGAGTGCTCCAAGCAACATTGTTTGTCAGGATAATTGTCCTTACTATGTGTTGCCTAATGTGATTACACCAACACTGACAGATTTAAAAAATGACTTATTCAAACCCTATCCTTGTCCACGTTTTGTTGAGTCAGTAAAATTTTCAGTTTATAATCGCTGGGGCCGAAAAGTGTACGAGACAAATGAAAGCATTTACATAAACTGGTCAGGAAGAATAGGTTCTGGAGAAAATAATCTATCAGAAATAGTGTCATCAGGAGTATATTATTATCTGGCAGAAGTAAAATTTATTCGGTTAAAACGGCAAGATGAAATAGTAAAGATCAAAGGCTGGCTACAAGTATTTTAATTATTATACAACATACAAATTGTGAACAAACCTTGCATATATTTATCTGTGCAAGGTTTTTCCATAAATACAATAACTTAAACAAGAATACCTGATAGTCAATTTGGTCTCATCAGCTGTTGCATTTTTTATATATTACACCAGTAAATATCTACCTTTAATCAAACCTTTCTTCTATTTTTTTCGTACGTATAACCTATTTGAAATACATTCATTGCTAGTCAGAGAGTTGCATTTCAGAGATGAATTCCTATACTTTGTAGTATTAATCGTTTGTAAAAGAAATACATCCTGAAATGTATTAAGCTCTTTCCAGATTTGAAATACAATTAATGGAAAAGAGGGTTATACTTTAACAAATACTCTTATTTAACTAACTTCTTCTTATTAACTACATGAAAGCATACATCTTTCCGGGTCAAGGCGCACAATTTACAGGTATGGGAAAAAATCTTTATGAAGAATCAGCCAAAGCTCGCGAATTATTTGAACAGGCAAATGAGATTTTAGGATTTCGAATTACAGATACAATGTTTTCTGGTACTGAGGAAGAACTAAAACAGACTAATGTTACTCAACCTTCTATTTTTTTACATTCTGTAGTATTAGCTAAGATAAGTTCTAACTTCCAGCCAGATATGGTTGCTGGTCACTCTTTGGGTGAATTTTCTGCACTGGTAACCAATGGTGCACTCTCATTTGAAGATGGTCTACGTCTGGTTGCACAACGTGCTGCTGCTATGCAAAAAGCTTGTGAACTTCAACCTTCTACAATGGCAGCAGTACTTGGTCTTGATGACGAAGTCGTAGAAAATATATGTAGAGAGATTGACGACGTTGTTGTCCCTGCCAATTACAACTGCCCTGGTCAACTTGTGATATCTGGTACTATACGTGGTGTAGAACTAGCTTGTGAGAAACTGAAAGCAGCAGGAGCAAAAAGGGCATTGATTCTGGCAGTAGGTGGAGCCTTCCATTCGCCGTTAATGGAACCAGCTCGTGCAGAATTAGCGGCAGCTATTGAAAAAACAGTTTTTAGTACGCCTATATGTCCTGTATACCAGAATGTAAATGCACAGCCTGCCATAGACACTACAATCATTAAACAAAACCTGATAGATCAGCTTACAGCTCCTGTGCGCTGGACACAAAGTGTACAGAACATGTTGACAGATGGTGCAACACAATTTGTAGAATGTGGTCCAGGAAAAGTTTTACAAGGACTTGTCAAGAAGATTAGTTCTTCTGCTGAGGCAATGAGTGTAGCCTGATAATGATTTACCTCATGTGTGCTGGTACAGTTTTTTACTCTGAAAACTCGCCAGCACACATCATGCATAAATTACTGATTATTAAAACATTAAAATAAGCAACCGACCGATAAACCAGCCATATATGAGATATTTGAATCTATTCAGACTTATAAAAGTTATTCCCAGATGGACGGTATTGCAATTAGATCTCTTACTTTGTAGCCTTGCGCTCTCACTAGCTTATCTGCTTAGATTTAATTTTGAATGGGAACAAATCAATTTTTCTGAATTCTGGATTTCTTTACTGGTTGTTGTTATTGTAAAAGCCATCTTCTTTTTATTTACTCAAAGTTTTGCTGGCATCATCCGTTATACGAGTATAGAAGATGCAAAACGGATTTTTTTAGCTCTCACCTATAGCATGTTGGTGGTAGGCGCTATAGATTTTGCATACAGAAGCTCTAATATTTATGGGCAATATCTGATTCCTGTTTCTATTCTGCTCATCGATTATTTTTTCTCCATGTTATTTATGGGGGCATTCCGTATTCTGGTAAAGATTATTTACTTTGAATGGAAAAACCAACAAAGCGAGAAGATCAATGTAATTATTTATGGAGCAGGAGAAGCAGGGGTTATTACGAAAAAAACGATATCACAGGATAAAGATACACACCTACATGTAGTAGCTTTTCTTGATGATGATTCTTCCAAGGCACGTAATACGATTGATGGAGTCCCTATTCTTCCTAATACGCCAGAGAATCTACTTAAGATTGTAAAAAATAAACAGGCAGAGATTCTTATTATTGCTATTCAGGATATTACTCCTGAACGTAAAAAACATATCATTGACCAATGCCTGACACTGAATGTACAGGTGCGTAACATTCCTCCTGTACATAAATGGATCAATGGAGAGCTTAGTCTGAAACAAATCAAGGATGTAAATATAGAAGACGTACTTGGACGTAAGCCAATTCAATTGGATAAAACCCGAATCAAGAAGGATATTGAAGGTAAAGTTGTGCTGGTAACAGGAGCAGCAGGCTCAATTGGAAGTGAGCTAGCCAGACAGATTGCAGCGTTTCAACCAGAGAAGCTATTATTGGTCGATCAGTCCGAATCTGCATTGTATGATCTGGAGTTGGAAGTAAAAGAACTTGCACTGTCCTCACGTATCAATTTCAGAACTATTTTGTGTGATATTACTAATGCAGAACGCATGGGTAAAATATTCCGAAAATATCAGCCTGAAATCGTGTTTCATGCAGCAGCGTACAAACACGTTCCTGTCATGGAAGATAACCCGTCAGAGGCCATCATTAACAACGTACTGGGAACTAAAATCATAGCAGACTTATCGGCTCGATATCATGCTGAAAAGTTCGTTATGATATCAACAGACAAGGCGGTTAATCCTACAAGTGTGATGGGAGCATCTAAGCGGATTGCGGAGATCTATATTCAATCCCTGAATGAAGAACTGGAAAGTCGTCAACCAAATGAAGTATTACAACATACCAAGTTTATTACTACCCGTTTTGGCAATGTGTTGGGCTCAAATGGATCTGTCATTCCTCGTTTTCAGAGACAAATCAATGCAGGCGGACCAATTACCGTTACCCATCCTGAGATAACCCGTTATTTCATGACAATTCCTGAAGCTTGTCAGCTAGTACTGGAAGCAGGTTCGATGGGTAATGGCGGAGAGATATTCCTTTTTGACATGGGAGAATCTATCAAAATTGTAGATCTTGCCAAGAAAATGATCCGTCTGTCAGGTTTAACACTTGGAAAAGATATTCAGCTGGTATTTACAGGTTTGCGTCCAGGTGAAAAATTATATGAAGAATTATTGAGTAATGAGGAGAATACAATACCCACTCACCATCCCCAAATCATGATTGCCAAGGTTAGGGAATATGATTTCAATCTGATTCAGCAACACCTAGGAGAAATGAATCACCTGCTGTCTATTCAGGACAATGATTCTATTATTATGAAAATGAAGAAGATTGTGCCCGAATATATTAGCAATAATTCAACCTATGAGAGGTTAGATCAGATTCGCGAAATATAAGGTTCTTTATTCTAAACATAAAAAACACCTCTCTATCATCTGATAGAGAGGTGTTTTTTATGCCTTCTCTCTCCACCATAGTATAAATAGGGCTATGAGCAAAGCCATAAAGAACCACACTAATGGAATATTTTTCCAAGTTGTAAATTTCTGATTTGTATTGATATTAGTAATACTTCTAATTTGAGAATTCGTTTGAAACCAGCTTGCCTGTTTTAAATCTTTCCATTTATCAGCTTGTACTACATAAACACTTGCAGCATGAGTAGTATCATTGTCTGACGTGACCGTTAGCCAGCCTGCTTCATCTGGATGAAATGGATAGGTAGCAACACTCGTTTCCGGCAAATCAATCTTTGGTTGTATTTTTTCTTTACTACCAGACAGATATTGAACAGTCATTGCAGCTACAGCAGTATCCGTATATAACAAATGGGATATATTATCTTCCCATGCAAATGGAAACTGCTTAAATTTAACTTCTATGTGCTCCTTTTTACGACTAAATCCCTGTAGTATCTCTGTCCAGAATGTGCTGTATACTTTATCTTTTGCATTAAGTATCCAGGTATATGTGCCATTAGCCAATTGTACCCCTACTCTACCTAATCCAACAGGCATATAGGCAGCAACAGGTTCTTTATCTTTGCTGTAAACAATTGGAACAACAATTTGTCTATCACTGAATGCCACAGGCAGCTTTTCGATTGCATCAGAGACAGCGCCTGAAGTGGATAAGTGCACTGGAATAAACTGCTTTATACCAGTAGTATGGACGGCAAATTTATGACCTAATACATCTGCTTTCTGAGACCATTTGTCATCTGGTAATAAAAGTAGTCCTAATCCCTGTGCTACAGCCGTCTGTACCTGCTTTTTCTCCTGGGCAGATAGCTGTTCCAGACTTTCGGTATCTGCAATTAGTAGGTCTGCATTCTCAAGCGAAGCTTTCGATAAAATAGCCAGTTGCTGCTTTTGAGTAGGAAGGTTAATCTGCTGAAACGAATATTTATCCCGACTAATGCGGGCACGAATTTGTACTCTATGCTTTTGGTCAGCGAGCCAGTCTTTTAAATAATTGGTTTCAAAATCCGGATAGGCTTGGAGTACAATAACATTCAGAGGTTCTTTGGGAGTAACAATATAAGGTAAAGGTTCATGCCTGACCTCTTTGTTTTGTATTACCTGTATTTCACCAACAAAATTTCCTGGCAATCGGGGATGTGCATTCAGTGTAAAATCTGGATGTTTGTGAGTTATCCAAACAGAGTCTTGAGCACCTTCAGAAGTTACTAACCGAATCTTCAGGCTATCTTCAGAACGAATGTAGTAATTTCCACTCACTCTCAATGCTTCCTCAGCCTTTACTTTATGAAGATAATCCAGCCAGTTGAATCCTTCCGGCCTATCTTTTTGCAAAAAAATTAGCTGAATTCTATGTAGGGACTTTGTTTCTTCGGGATCTAGTCCATAACCAGCAACAAACACCTGTTTTATTTCCGGATGGTTACGCTCCAGTGTAGCAAGATCAGTGATAGGAGCCACAGCTTCATCTGCTTTTACACCAGGCAATACAAATCCTGGTAAAGAATCGGGTACAGATAATCCATTTTCGGTTACTAAGAAAGCATTACCTGTTTGCTGTTCTTTTGCATATTGAGGCTTCCAGATGATCAAACAAAGACTAAACAATACTACAGCAAGCAGTAAACTACGTAATAGCAATTCTTTCCCACTTACCGTTTGTCGCGATACAAAAAGGTATAACCCCAAAATACCAACTGCCACCAAACCTGTCAGTAGTGTTTCTGTTGTTGGAAGTTGACTCCAATGCATACTTATTTACGAAGTTCGTTTACAAAATTATCAAGTTCTGGTTCATTCCCCTTCCCTACTAATCCAGGCTGTTTGTTTTCAATTGGTAGCAGTCGTTGTAATTGCCACTGCATACGTCGGATAGTATCTGGCGAAATCTTCTCTCCTGCTATAACTTTCCGGAGATCATTTAGAGTGCTTGCCCGAATACCTGGTTGTTTAAGGATTAAAGAAGCTAACTCACCACTGGCTTTTTCCAGTATTTGCCGATCCAGAGTAGTTGTAGCGTAATTAGGTTGATGATTATGCATCTTTTCCAAAACACCTACTGCTTGCCGAAGATGAGGATAAACCACAGCTATAGTTTGAGCATTCCATGCTTCATGAGGACTTTGTATATCTTCCAGTTCACCAGTAAGCCTTTTCTCTGCAGGTTTGAGTGGCGGAGGTTTAAAGCCTACTTTCTCAACATAAACTCTACTCTTCTGTTGCAAAGATTTGATTAACTCCAGTGCTTTGTATTCATAAGGTAATGCTTCGGCAGGACGCATGGTTCGTAACCGTAATTCCGCTTCCCACATCTGAGCCAATGCAGCTTTCAACTGAGATTTCATGGTCTCATCAAAGAAGGTAGCAACATCTTCCATATCATGGCGGTGAGCGTACCCATTGAGCATATCTCCTAGTTCACCAAATTTAGTGGGAGAGTTATTGTCTCCATGATCGTGACTATGTAACTGCTCAACGGTTTTCTCCTGTGACCCTTCTTTTTCTGCATGTTCATCATGGTCGTGCTCATCTTCACCTTCATGTTCTTCTTCCTCATGGTTATGACGGTCACTACCTATACTTGTTTCAAATTCTTCACCCAAAAACTGACCATACCGCAAACGAAGTACTTTCTGATCCACACCCAGATCATTACTACGAGTCTTAAAAGTCTGATTATCCAGCCCTTTCTTCTCAGCTAGTAATTTCTCTGTATCTATAATCACCTGTCGCTGGCTACGGAAATAAGCTGGCATATTGTCTAGTGAAATCCCCGCCATTACGGATGTCTTTTGCGAGGTAGTGTCTTCCCATTGAATAAAATAGGTATCCGTCCGGCTCTTTTGTGCAGGGCTTGCCTGATCCCATGTCTCTGCATAAAAATACAGTTCATCTCCTGGCTCCATTTTCAAATTGGTAAAATCAAGCTTCTTTTGCAAAGAGGCAGTACGATTACCTTTTATATTATCTGGAAATGCTAACTCTATCTCTCTGAATTTCACAGATTCTCCACTTCCCCGGCTCACTGTGGCAATCAGATGTGCCCGATCCAATCCATAGTCATCCGTAAGTTGTATTCCTACCTGCACTTCTGTTTTTTGTCCATATAAAACCAATGTATAAGGTCCGGGCTTCTGCACTGTAATTACAGGTGCCTGATCATCTATAGCATGCAATGTATATACTGGGCTTACAAACCATTTGTCATGTATACCATAACGAAACTGATAATATACGGCTGACTTCAGATTATATTTCCAGGTATAGTGATTCTTTTCTATAGCAGAGACATCTATTGTATCCTTGCCATTCCATATTACCTGAAAAGCTTCTGCTGCTCCACTTAACTGGCAATCCCATTGAATCCCAGATTGTTCAGGAGCTTCCAAAGAAAGGTCTTTTGCACTCCATTTGCTTTTATGAGTGTAAGCAGGTGGTGTCACTTCTATCCTTATGGAAACAACTTCTGGTAATTTCCCAGTTAGTGCTTTAGGAACTGAGGGTAAGGCAGTAGACTCTATATTCCCTGACTCTGCAGTTGGAGTATATCCTTTGAGAAACCATATACAACAAACCGAATAAATAAGAGCTATACCCGCAAATACAACTGTAATCCGACGCAGATCAGGCCATGCCTTTATTTCACGTTTCTTATTTACCAATGTATGCAATACCCTCTGCCGCTGTAACTGTGGCAACACACCTTCTGGAGTTACAGGAATTAACTGAGCACTGAATTCCAGCCAGGAATATTGGTGATTGAGGTACTGAATCAATGCTTCTGCATGCCAATATCGGTTAAACCGAATACTCATAAATGCAACCACAGCTAAACTTACAAAAGCAGGTAAAGCAAAGCTTGTAGTAAGGTTGAAAGTTCGTACAAGTAAGTCAACCAGCAAATAACAAGAGGCAGCTATAAAGAATAGCTGTACAAAATGCCCCAACTGATGCTGAAAACGTAATTGTTTCCAAACAGATTGTGCTTGTATTTCTATTTCGCTTGTTTTGGCCATATTCTTTCTAAGGCTAATAGTACTAATGCAGCCATTCCAAACCACACTCTGTAATCGTGTGAGGCAGAATGGTCTGTTCCGGCAATTATCATTTTGGGATTTACAGTAAGGCTGTCACTACGCAAATCAATCTTTCTGTAATCAAGTGCAGGCGGGATGACGTTCTTCGTTTTGAAAGCCAGTACATAGGGTCTTATAGCCTGCAACCATCCACCTTCCAATACTTGACCCGCAGATAGTTTCTTACGTATAGTAAGGCTATCCATTTTTACTGTCTGAATCCATCCTGCATGATTACCTGGATAGTAATTCCACCAAAGATCTGGTTGTGCAGAATTACCTATTGGTAAGTCTTTTCCCATGCTAACCAACCAGTCTGCTTTTTCAGAAACCCCAACAAATCGAACAGGTATTTTATGAAATGCAGCAACCGCCCGAACAGATGCCTGAAAAATATGCCACTCGTCCAGATACTGATCCGCAATTGCTCCTGCTATTTGTAAAGTGTCGGCCACTCCTACTGTAACTTCATAGCTTTTTTGGCTTTGACTTACTTTTATAATTTGTTGATCTTTCAGATACTCGACTTGTGGTTTCTTCCCAAAAGCATTAACAATTCCGTTTTCCCATATATAACCTGTTTGTTCTGGAGAAGAATGAAACCAGAGTAGTTCAGGCTCCTTACTGATTAGAGAAGCTTGTATTAATTGGAAAGTATCTTTCTTCAAAGGAATCAGTTCCCATGACAATGGAGCTCGTGTAGGTATTCGTTTTCCACGCCAATAATCACATCTGTCAGGAGCTATTACATGAATGCTGTCAGAAGGGAATTTTTTATCTGCCTCTGCTAACAGTGACCATATGGAGGTGTTACCAGTATCTTTTTCCAAAGGATCATTTATAACTGAAAACCTGGGTGTGAGCCAGCGGACTTGCACCGAATCATTTTGCCATTTCTGAGCTAGTTGCCGGAACTGTATGGAATCTCCTGCTTCCGGATGAATCAGGATTAATGTTGTAATCTTACTAAGATCCTTATTTGTATGAGTAGTATAGAGATCTACCAGTAACAAAATCACCACTACCAATAATGCAAGCCGAATCAGCAATAATGGCCATTGCTGAACACGACGAAAATTAGCCTGGGCAGGCTGCACTTCTGTAATCCATCTCAGACTACCTAATATCTTTACTTTAGTAGGACGTCTGTTATATAAATGAATCAGTATGGGAATAGCCAATGCTCCCAATCCCCACCAATAAATCGGATTAACTGCCTGCCACATATGCTTCAGAAGATTGACCTTTTAAAAATGCTCTTAATGCAGATACTGGAGAGTCCTCAATCGTACATAAATAATAGTTGGCTCCCCATTTCAGAATCTGATCGCGGGATGACCGTATAAACTCAGTTGCCTGCTTCTCATATTGACTTCGAATGCGGTTTGGATCTGTCTGTAGTTGTTGCCCGGTTTCGGCATCTTCAAAGACTGTCACTCCGGAAAAATCCAGATTCAATTCTTTTTTTCCCATCAGATGAAAGATCATTACCTCATTGCGGGCAGGCAAGAGGCTGCGAATAAAAGCTCCCAGCTCATCAGTATGTTCATACAAATCAGTAATGAGAATGAATTTATGTTGAAACCCGCCCTGTTGCAGAGGCAATTGAATCTTCTCAGGCCATTTCCCTTTGCTGTCTGCCTGAAAAAGCATCTGCATACGAGCGTTTTCCATGCCTGCTTTAGGAGGTAAATGCAATACCTGCTGATCATTAATCAAAGCTAATCCATCCGCATCACCTTGCTGGCGGGCAATAAATGCAATAGCAGCCCAGAGTATTTTTGCATACTGCCATTTGCTCATTCCGTTCTCTTCATATACCATACTGGAACTCGCATCTAGTAATCCATACCATCGGGTACGGCTTTCCAGCTCGGATTCTTTCAGATACAGCCGATCTGTACGCCCAAAAATCTTCCAGTCTATCCGACGCAAGTCATCGCCGGGCATATACGTCCGGTACTGACTAAAATCTGTACCTTGCCCTAGCCGCACGCCTCCATGCAAACCCGAAATAGCCTCATGGGCTACTTTACGGGCCAGCCACTCCAATCCTTTTAAACTTCGAAGTTCTTCAGGAGTAAAC harbors:
- a CDS encoding gliding motility-associated C-terminal domain-containing protein translates to VQVYDHMNLSSFAGCYYVTVVDRSGNESAPSNIVCQDNCPYYVLPNVITPTLTDLKNDLFKPYPCPRFVESVKFSVYNRWGRKVYETNESIYINWSGRIGSGENNLSEIVSSGVYYYLAEVKFIRLKRQDEIVKIKGWLQVF
- the fabD gene encoding ACP S-malonyltransferase, whose product is MKAYIFPGQGAQFTGMGKNLYEESAKARELFEQANEILGFRITDTMFSGTEEELKQTNVTQPSIFLHSVVLAKISSNFQPDMVAGHSLGEFSALVTNGALSFEDGLRLVAQRAAAMQKACELQPSTMAAVLGLDDEVVENICREIDDVVVPANYNCPGQLVISGTIRGVELACEKLKAAGAKRALILAVGGAFHSPLMEPARAELAAAIEKTVFSTPICPVYQNVNAQPAIDTTIIKQNLIDQLTAPVRWTQSVQNMLTDGATQFVECGPGKVLQGLVKKISSSAEAMSVA
- a CDS encoding nucleoside-diphosphate sugar epimerase/dehydratase, translating into MRYLNLFRLIKVIPRWTVLQLDLLLCSLALSLAYLLRFNFEWEQINFSEFWISLLVVVIVKAIFFLFTQSFAGIIRYTSIEDAKRIFLALTYSMLVVGAIDFAYRSSNIYGQYLIPVSILLIDYFFSMLFMGAFRILVKIIYFEWKNQQSEKINVIIYGAGEAGVITKKTISQDKDTHLHVVAFLDDDSSKARNTIDGVPILPNTPENLLKIVKNKQAEILIIAIQDITPERKKHIIDQCLTLNVQVRNIPPVHKWINGELSLKQIKDVNIEDVLGRKPIQLDKTRIKKDIEGKVVLVTGAAGSIGSELARQIAAFQPEKLLLVDQSESALYDLELEVKELALSSRINFRTILCDITNAERMGKIFRKYQPEIVFHAAAYKHVPVMEDNPSEAIINNVLGTKIIADLSARYHAEKFVMISTDKAVNPTSVMGASKRIAEIYIQSLNEELESRQPNEVLQHTKFITTRFGNVLGSNGSVIPRFQRQINAGGPITVTHPEITRYFMTIPEACQLVLEAGSMGNGGEIFLFDMGESIKIVDLAKKMIRLSGLTLGKDIQLVFTGLRPGEKLYEELLSNEENTIPTHHPQIMIAKVREYDFNLIQQHLGEMNHLLSIQDNDSIIMKMKKIVPEYISNNSTYERLDQIREI
- a CDS encoding BatA domain-containing protein, with product MWQAVNPIYWWGLGALAIPILIHLYNRRPTKVKILGSLRWITEVQPAQANFRRVQQWPLLLIRLALLVVVILLLVDLYTTHTNKDLSKITTLILIHPEAGDSIQFRQLAQKWQNDSVQVRWLTPRFSVINDPLEKDTGNTSIWSLLAEADKKFPSDSIHVIAPDRCDYWRGKRIPTRAPLSWELIPLKKDTFQLIQASLISKEPELLWFHSSPEQTGYIWENGIVNAFGKKPQVEYLKDQQIIKVSQSQKSYEVTVGVADTLQIAGAIADQYLDEWHIFQASVRAVAAFHKIPVRFVGVSEKADWLVSMGKDLPIGNSAQPDLWWNYYPGNHAGWIQTVKMDSLTIRKKLSAGQVLEGGWLQAIRPYVLAFKTKNVIPPALDYRKIDLRSDSLTVNPKMIIAGTDHSASHDYRVWFGMAALVLLALERIWPKQAK
- a CDS encoding DUF58 domain-containing protein — its product is MSQSKNKSVSLTQWFTPEELRSLKGLEWLARKVAHEAISGLHGGVRLGQGTDFSQYRTYMPGDDLRRIDWKIFGRTDRLYLKESELESRTRWYGLLDASSSMVYEENGMSKWQYAKILWAAIAFIARQQGDADGLALINDQQVLHLPPKAGMENARMQMLFQADSKGKWPEKIQLPLQQGGFQHKFILITDLYEHTDELGAFIRSLLPARNEVMIFHLMGKKELNLDFSGVTVFEDAETGQQLQTDPNRIRSQYEKQATEFIRSSRDQILKWGANYYLCTIEDSPVSALRAFLKGQSSEAYVAGS